One genomic window of Campylobacter fetus subsp. fetus includes the following:
- a CDS encoding c-type cytochrome — MKELKAFIVVVIVTGVIYWGVEPYAHSVMNPHVEPANFDFAAEDIGLAKVDVAKAEAALETAKSRNNPEAIESAQKVLDSAKANLEKYSNFWADINSIDLAKGSAKTGEELIAAAGCNACHGIKSANMPAPMDDKTASESFGVAPPDLSDIGYLYDGKFLAALIKDPVLALKLSHKFSDEQPFLMTPFMGAGGDLNQEIADLVAYFKSIAPKEMSDRDVFVNACARCHDMKYTNIFANGNKQSIQTYLGTTPPDLSMYIRSRSVDYLNNFINDTQKMLPGTSMPRVGLNKEAQQQVMAYMNEAGDSKKAERESTGIYIMIYFLILGGFALLWKKKIWSKLH; from the coding sequence ATGAAAGAGTTAAAGGCGTTTATTGTAGTAGTTATAGTCACTGGCGTAATCTACTGGGGAGTTGAGCCTTATGCACATTCAGTTATGAACCCGCATGTAGAACCTGCAAATTTCGATTTTGCTGCTGAAGATATAGGATTAGCAAAAGTTGATGTTGCTAAAGCTGAGGCTGCACTAGAAACTGCAAAATCAAGAAATAATCCAGAAGCCATAGAATCAGCGCAAAAAGTACTAGACTCTGCTAAAGCAAATTTAGAAAAATACAGCAACTTCTGGGCGGATATAAACTCTATTGATCTAGCAAAAGGCAGTGCTAAAACAGGAGAAGAACTAATCGCTGCTGCCGGGTGTAATGCATGTCACGGGATAAAATCCGCAAATATGCCGGCTCCTATGGATGACAAAACAGCTAGTGAAAGTTTTGGAGTAGCGCCTCCAGATCTTAGCGATATAGGATATCTATATGATGGAAAATTCCTAGCCGCACTTATAAAAGATCCGGTATTAGCACTGAAACTAAGCCATAAATTTAGCGATGAGCAACCATTTCTTATGACTCCGTTTATGGGTGCTGGCGGCGATCTGAATCAAGAAATAGCCGACCTTGTGGCTTACTTTAAAAGTATAGCTCCAAAAGAGATGAGCGATAGAGACGTATTTGTAAATGCTTGTGCAAGATGTCATGATATGAAATATACAAACATATTTGCAAATGGCAATAAACAGAGCATACAAACATATTTAGGTACAACCCCTCCTGATCTTTCTATGTATATAAGATCAAGAAGCGTGGATTATCTAAATAACTTTATTAATGACACTCAAAAGATGTTGCCTGGTACTTCAATGCCTCGTGTAGGACTAAATAAAGAAGCTCAACAGCAAGTTATGGCATATATGAACGAAGCTGGAGATAGCAAAAAAGCAGAACGCGAAAGTACAGGTATATATATAATGATATATTTCTTGATACTAGGTGGATTTGCTCTACTTTGGAAAAAGAAAATTTGGTCTAAACTCCATTAA
- a CDS encoding tyrosine-type recombinase/integrase codes for MMILLKGTKENMIFNLTLNDVYYKYFDYIYIIVAKHTLEVDISYFNKHIKNNIGLRDIKDLTFLDLQLFCNNLIKQEYKIKTVYNILSKLKVVFKFAIKLKIIDSNPASDVILPKYDNRRYFSFSVELQEKYIKTIRDNKRDLISRDIFIFLLHGRRFSEVSKLEFKYVDFENKIYTVPCKINKAKRDMIYKMTDELYKILLKYYEKAKIAQNTNSPTGFIFINSVTNSHFTDIRRSWKNLLKTNNLPYIRLHDIRHLIGTYSINTLKLPIEHVQIALGHTDIKTTQRYITSSCDISKNVIDNFLNLK; via the coding sequence ATGATGATTTTATTGAAAGGAACAAAAGAAAATATGATTTTTAATTTAACTTTAAATGATGTTTATTATAAATATTTTGATTACATTTATATAATTGTTGCAAAACATACTTTAGAAGTAGATATTAGCTATTTTAATAAACATATAAAAAATAATATAGGTTTAAGAGATATTAAGGATTTAACTTTTTTAGATTTACAACTTTTTTGTAATAATCTTATAAAACAAGAATATAAAATAAAAACTGTATATAATATACTTAGTAAGTTAAAAGTCGTTTTTAAATTTGCTATAAAACTTAAAATTATAGATTCAAATCCTGCAAGCGATGTTATTCTTCCTAAATATGATAATCGTAGATATTTTTCTTTTTCTGTTGAATTACAAGAAAAATATATAAAAACTATACGCGATAATAAAAGAGATTTAATAAGTAGAGATATTTTTATATTTTTGCTTCATGGTCGCAGATTCTCTGAAGTTTCTAAGTTAGAATTTAAATATGTTGATTTTGAAAATAAAATATATACTGTTCCTTGCAAAATTAATAAGGCTAAGCGTGATATGATTTATAAAATGACTGATGAATTATATAAAATATTACTAAAATATTATGAAAAAGCTAAAATAGCACAAAATACTAATAGCCCGACGGGCTTTATTTTTATAAATAGTGTTACAAATAGCCATTTTACCGACATTAGAAGGTCGTGGAAAAACCTTTTAAAAACAAATAATTTGCCTTATATAAGGTTACATGACATAAGACATCTTATCGGTACTTATTCTATAAATACTTTAAAATTACCAATTGAACATGTTCAGATCGCCCTAGGTCATACAGACATAAAAACAACTCAAAGGTATATTACTTCTAGTTGCGATATATCTAAAAATGTTATTGATAATTTTTTGAATTTAAAGTAG
- a CDS encoding replication endonuclease has translation MKLQKQKDWLKKQIYKIDEKTGEIKTLLDCSMSANLSPKYYAELNNRVNTIQDFSFNKGLKSSFLTITLNGCFRDALNGDFSRFKPKDRSLLSYDFKYKIMFSPYSIGIKDLIDLLNYQWNIFVKRIHTKFKGLEKYYIRAFEPHKSDGVPHIHALLSYPEYAHEYIYKTFKDIFYAPQNLKVNYLTKEQIKNGEINGFQWTLSNPTGYVLKYINKSFINFDKNDKLDPNSAWYIKYKVRKFLSSRHHIPLWIYRKINFFFKDFYNLCTLRDNPDWICEWSYKEQYFRLENIETSETIFFENGVIKHTIKGHIIHFYEKEIKKQNPTPYKIFDNPIIRTKKEYKFINLKNLPVSRMKDYTLITYYKNLDTFNANLQHLAYVENLLIKRGLSFIVGTKKLHNLNNLFDDDFIERNKRKYDF, from the coding sequence TTGAAATTACAAAAACAAAAGGATTGGTTGAAAAAACAAATTTATAAAATCGATGAAAAAACTGGCGAAATAAAAACTCTTTTGGATTGTTCTATGTCTGCAAATCTTAGTCCTAAGTATTATGCAGAGCTTAATAATAGAGTAAACACTATTCAAGATTTTTCATTTAATAAGGGTTTAAAATCATCATTTCTAACAATAACTTTAAATGGCTGTTTTCGCGATGCTCTAAATGGCGATTTTAGCCGTTTCAAGCCAAAAGATAGAAGTCTTTTGAGTTATGATTTTAAATATAAAATTATGTTTAGTCCTTATAGTATAGGTATAAAAGATTTAATTGATTTACTAAATTATCAATGGAATATTTTTGTTAAACGCATTCATACAAAATTTAAAGGGCTTGAAAAGTACTATATACGTGCATTTGAGCCACATAAAAGTGATGGAGTTCCGCATATTCACGCACTTTTATCTTATCCAGAATATGCTCATGAGTATATATATAAAACCTTTAAAGATATTTTTTACGCTCCACAAAATTTAAAAGTTAATTATCTCACCAAAGAACAAATCAAAAATGGCGAGATTAATGGTTTTCAATGGACTTTAAGTAATCCAACTGGATACGTTTTAAAATACATTAATAAAAGCTTTATTAATTTTGATAAAAATGATAAATTAGATCCGAATTCTGCTTGGTACATAAAATATAAAGTTCGCAAATTTCTTAGCTCACGTCACCATATTCCTTTATGGATATATAGAAAAATTAATTTCTTTTTTAAAGATTTTTACAATCTTTGCACTCTTCGCGATAATCCTGATTGGATTTGCGAGTGGAGTTATAAAGAGCAATATTTTCGACTTGAAAATATTGAAACTTCTGAAACTATATTTTTTGAAAATGGTGTTATAAAACATACTATTAAAGGTCATATTATCCATTTTTACGAAAAGGAGATTAAAAAACAAAATCCAACTCCTTATAAAATTTTTGATAATCCTATTATAAGAACTAAAAAAGAGTATAAATTTATTAATCTTAAAAATTTGCCTGTTTCTAGAATGAAGGATTATACTCTTATTACTTATTACAAAAATCTTGATACTTTTAATGCAAATTTGCAGCATCTCGCTTACGTAGAAAATTTGCTTATAAAACGTGGCTTAAGCTTTATAGTTGGTACAAAAAAGTTGCATAATCTTAACAACTTATTTGATGATGATTTTATTGAAAGGAACAAAAGAAAATATGATTTTTAA
- a CDS encoding radical SAM protein, which yields MSYDKKSYKYIFGPVSSRRFGSSLGIDLSPDKKCCNFDCLYCELERAKAVTKIENPPSVKDIIVELKEALIEFKNVEVITLTANGEPSLYPNLKELVEQVNRVKYTQKSLILSNGTAVLDKDKFEAILDLDIVKLSLDSAVQRTFRRIDRGIDKIDISNLVSKMSDFRRVFLGKLVMEVLVVEGFNDTKDEFLALNEAFKIIRPDRVDISTIDRPPAHNAKGVSTAILHELSSFITSAPIALASRKGLADKLDFNLDELRKLLKLRPQSKFDIENNFTQSSKLVLQQLIKNGEIKEFDLAGSAFYKIK from the coding sequence ATGAGCTACGATAAAAAATCTTACAAATATATATTTGGTCCAGTAAGCAGTAGACGCTTTGGCAGTTCTCTTGGAATCGACCTTAGTCCGGATAAAAAATGCTGTAATTTTGACTGCCTTTATTGTGAATTAGAACGAGCTAAGGCAGTTACAAAGATAGAAAATCCACCTTCCGTAAAAGATATAATCGTTGAGTTAAAAGAGGCTCTGATCGAGTTTAAAAATGTAGAAGTAATAACTCTAACCGCAAATGGCGAACCTAGTTTATATCCAAATTTAAAAGAGTTGGTAGAGCAGGTAAACAGAGTAAAATATACTCAAAAATCGCTTATTTTAAGCAACGGAACCGCTGTTTTGGATAAGGATAAATTTGAAGCTATTTTGGATTTGGATATTGTGAAATTAAGTCTTGATAGTGCCGTGCAGCGCACTTTTCGCCGTATCGACAGAGGTATAGATAAGATAGATATCTCAAATTTAGTATCAAAAATGTCTGATTTTAGAAGAGTTTTTTTAGGAAAACTTGTCATGGAAGTGCTCGTAGTAGAAGGTTTTAATGATACTAAAGATGAGTTTTTAGCCTTGAATGAAGCGTTTAAAATTATCCGCCCCGATAGAGTCGATATCAGCACTATAGATAGACCTCCCGCTCATAATGCAAAAGGCGTTAGCACTGCTATTTTGCACGAGTTATCTAGCTTTATAACTTCTGCACCTATAGCTCTTGCTAGCAGAAAAGGACTTGCCGATAAGCTTGATTTTAACCTTGATGAGCTAAGAAAGCTTTTAAAACTTCGCCCTCAAAGTAAATTCGATATAGAAAATAATTTTACTCAAAGCTCAAAGCTTGTATTGCAACAACTAATTAAAAATGGAGAGATAAAAGAGTTTGATTTAGCCGGATCCGCTTTTTATAAAATTAAGTAG
- the hemE gene encoding uroporphyrinogen decarboxylase: MIFIDACFGKPTPYTPIWMMRQAGRYLPEYMAVRDAAGDFLSLCKDYKKASEVTLQPVDILGVDAAIMFSDILVVPLEMGMELKFIKGEGPVFENPILSMDSLDKLSVEKAVKNLSYVYDTIKLTREKLSSDKALIGFCGAPWTIATYMIEGGSTKTYNISKKMLYDNPQFLHAILRKVTNALKLYLEEQIKAGVNAVQIFDSWASALEQNAYLEFGFSYINELVDYIKSQYPDIPVIVFPKGISGFLNKIGGKFDVFGVDWSTPLKMAKETLGSRYVLQGNMEPTRLYSKDAIDDGVDEILSIMRGHRHIFNLGHGILPDVPVENAKYFIKSVQEKSAKYCK; the protein is encoded by the coding sequence ATGATTTTTATAGATGCATGTTTTGGTAAGCCTACGCCTTATACGCCTATTTGGATGATGCGTCAAGCAGGAAGATACCTACCTGAATATATGGCTGTGAGAGACGCTGCAGGCGATTTTCTATCTCTTTGTAAAGATTATAAAAAAGCAAGTGAAGTAACTTTACAGCCAGTTGATATTTTGGGTGTTGATGCTGCTATAATGTTTAGTGATATCTTAGTAGTTCCTCTTGAAATGGGAATGGAGCTTAAATTTATAAAAGGCGAAGGTCCTGTTTTTGAAAATCCTATTTTATCAATGGATAGTTTAGATAAGCTTAGTGTTGAAAAGGCGGTGAAAAATTTAAGTTATGTTTATGATACTATAAAGCTTACTCGGGAGAAATTGAGTTCAGATAAAGCTCTTATAGGATTTTGCGGAGCTCCTTGGACGATAGCTACATATATGATAGAAGGCGGCAGTACAAAAACGTATAATATTAGTAAAAAGATGCTTTATGATAATCCTCAATTTCTGCATGCTATACTTCGTAAAGTTACAAATGCGCTAAAACTTTATTTAGAAGAACAGATAAAAGCCGGAGTAAATGCGGTTCAGATATTTGATAGTTGGGCTAGCGCACTTGAGCAAAACGCATATCTTGAGTTTGGTTTTAGTTATATAAATGAGCTGGTTGATTACATAAAATCTCAATATCCCGATATACCAGTTATCGTATTTCCAAAAGGTATAAGCGGATTTTTAAATAAGATTGGCGGTAAATTTGATGTATTTGGAGTTGATTGGAGTACTCCTCTTAAAATGGCTAAAGAAACTTTAGGATCTCGTTACGTATTGCAAGGAAATATGGAGCCTACAAGACTTTATAGCAAAGACGCTATAGACGATGGAGTAGATGAAATTTTAAGTATTATGAGAGGTCATAGGCATATTTTTAATCTTGGTCATGGGATACTTCCGGATGTGCCTGTTGAAAATGCAAAATATTTTATAAAATCCGTTCAAGAAAAATCAGCAAAATACTGTAAATGA
- a CDS encoding YqhA family protein, producing the protein MLEKFFEMMLWKSRYVTILPVIFGLIGSFVMFIVASYDIIKVIIYAWQYLILGDHSIDLHSDAVGLIIGAIDLYLMALVFFIFSFGIYELFISEIDSIKNSKQARVLEVHSLDQLKDKIGKVIVMVLVVNFFQRVLHAKFSAPLEMVYLAVSILALCLGLYFLHKSSSH; encoded by the coding sequence ATGCTTGAAAAATTTTTTGAAATGATGCTTTGGAAGTCGCGTTACGTGACTATTTTGCCCGTCATCTTTGGATTAATCGGTTCTTTCGTTATGTTTATAGTAGCTAGTTATGATATTATAAAAGTTATAATTTATGCATGGCAATACCTTATTTTGGGCGATCACAGTATAGATCTACATAGCGATGCAGTAGGTCTTATTATAGGTGCGATTGATTTGTATTTGATGGCGCTAGTATTTTTTATATTTAGTTTTGGAATTTATGAACTTTTCATCAGCGAAATAGATAGTATAAAAAACTCAAAACAAGCCAGAGTTTTAGAGGTGCATAGTTTAGATCAGTTAAAAGATAAGATCGGCAAAGTTATAGTTATGGTTTTAGTAGTAAATTTTTTTCAAAGAGTGCTGCACGCTAAATTCTCAGCTCCACTTGAGATGGTTTATCTAGCGGTTTCTATTTTGGCTTTATGTCTTGGACTATATTTTTTACATAAAAGTTCAAGCCATTAA
- a CDS encoding aspartate-semialdehyde dehydrogenase, translated as MKKYSVAVVGATGAVGEEIFRVLEEVDFPVGNLLPLASSRSAGNIAEFRGKGYEIVQLTDSVFEENEIDIAFFSAGGSISAHFAPLAAASGAVVIDNTSHFRMDPEVPLVVPECNPEDINLWTNKGIIANPNCSTIQMVQVLKPLDDLFGIERVDVSTYQATSGAGKKGMEELILQMQKFFEFKLDECEPSAFKHQIALNVIPHIDVFLDNDYTKEEMKMVNETQKILHKNIEVSATCVRVPVLRSHSESITIKFKTDINVEKALNVLKNAPSIVIQDDPANNLYPMPILASDTNETYVGRIRKDNYRDDILHLWCVADQIRVGAATNAVRIAQKWCQIQELNH; from the coding sequence ATGAAAAAGTATAGCGTAGCAGTAGTCGGTGCGACAGGTGCTGTTGGAGAAGAAATATTTAGAGTGCTTGAAGAGGTTGATTTTCCTGTTGGAAATTTACTTCCTTTAGCTAGTAGCAGAAGTGCCGGAAATATCGCAGAATTCAGAGGCAAAGGCTATGAAATAGTTCAGCTTACCGACAGCGTTTTTGAAGAAAACGAGATTGATATAGCATTTTTTAGTGCAGGAGGAAGTATATCAGCTCATTTTGCACCTCTAGCAGCTGCAAGCGGCGCTGTTGTTATAGATAATACAAGCCATTTTAGAATGGATCCAGAAGTACCTTTAGTAGTCCCAGAATGCAATCCCGAAGATATAAATTTATGGACAAACAAAGGCATAATAGCAAATCCAAACTGTTCTACTATACAGATGGTACAAGTCTTAAAACCTCTTGATGATCTATTTGGTATAGAAAGAGTCGATGTAAGCACATATCAAGCTACAAGTGGAGCTGGAAAAAAAGGTATGGAAGAGTTGATTCTTCAAATGCAGAAGTTTTTTGAATTTAAGTTAGATGAGTGTGAGCCAAGCGCATTTAAACATCAAATAGCACTAAATGTTATACCACATATCGACGTATTTTTAGACAATGACTATACAAAAGAAGAGATGAAAATGGTCAATGAAACACAAAAGATATTGCATAAAAATATAGAAGTAAGCGCCACTTGTGTTCGTGTTCCGGTACTTAGGAGCCATAGCGAGAGCATAACTATCAAATTTAAGACAGATATCAACGTAGAAAAAGCCTTAAATGTTCTAAAAAATGCTCCTAGCATAGTAATTCAAGATGATCCAGCAAATAATCTTTATCCGATGCCGATCCTAGCTAGCGATACAAATGAAACATACGTCGGCAGGATCAGAAAAGATAATTATAGAGATGATATACTGCATCTTTGGTGCGTTGCTGATCAGATACGTGTCGGTGCAGCTACAAACGCAGTGAGAATAGCTCAAAAATGGTGTCAAATACAAGAATTAAACCATTAG
- a CDS encoding sigma-54-dependent transcriptional regulator → MNVVIVEDDINMRKSLEIALGDYDEFNIKSYKSATEALKKLEDNTDIIVTDINMPGIDGLEFIKELGGKFDVIIMTGNATLNRAIQSVRLGVKDFLTKPFDVETLVTAIKRTKTLSSKQSIKQDSAAVQEGSFLSTSPNLQKALNIAKRAAITDVSVMIMGESGVGKELFSKFIHENSKRKNEPFMAINMAAIPENLLESELYGYEKGAFTDATATKKGLFELANGGTLFLDEIGEMPLNLQPKLLRAIQEREIVRVGASKPIKIDVRIISATNANLEKKVKEGEFREDLFYRLNTVPLFVPPLRERKDEILGIANSVLQRVCIGYELGEKSFSDEAMSELLSYDYPGNIRELISIVERAAILSEQTNISKDDLFIYAKR, encoded by the coding sequence ATGAATGTTGTAATTGTCGAAGATGATATAAATATGAGAAAATCATTGGAAATCGCACTTGGCGATTACGATGAGTTCAATATAAAAAGTTATAAAAGCGCGACTGAGGCACTGAAAAAACTTGAAGATAACACGGATATCATAGTTACAGATATAAATATGCCAGGAATTGATGGACTTGAGTTTATAAAAGAGCTTGGCGGTAAATTTGATGTTATTATAATGACCGGAAACGCAACTTTAAATAGAGCTATACAAAGCGTTAGACTCGGAGTCAAAGATTTTCTTACAAAACCTTTTGATGTAGAAACTTTAGTAACTGCTATAAAAAGAACAAAAACATTAAGCTCAAAACAATCTATAAAACAAGACTCTGCAGCCGTTCAAGAAGGTAGTTTTTTATCAACATCTCCAAATTTACAAAAAGCATTAAATATAGCTAAAAGAGCGGCAATAACGGATGTGAGTGTTATGATAATGGGAGAAAGCGGCGTCGGAAAAGAGTTGTTTTCTAAATTTATCCATGAAAACTCAAAGCGAAAAAACGAGCCTTTTATGGCTATAAATATGGCAGCAATTCCTGAAAATCTCCTTGAAAGTGAGCTATACGGTTATGAAAAAGGTGCATTTACCGATGCAACCGCTACTAAAAAAGGATTATTTGAGTTAGCAAACGGAGGAACTCTTTTTTTAGATGAAATCGGTGAAATGCCGCTAAATTTACAGCCAAAATTATTAAGAGCTATCCAAGAACGCGAAATCGTACGAGTAGGCGCTAGTAAGCCTATCAAAATTGATGTTCGAATCATATCTGCGACAAATGCAAATTTAGAAAAAAAGGTAAAAGAAGGCGAGTTTAGAGAGGATCTTTTTTATAGGTTAAATACAGTTCCGCTTTTTGTGCCTCCTTTGCGCGAAAGAAAAGATGAAATTTTAGGTATAGCAAACAGTGTTTTACAAAGAGTTTGTATTGGATACGAACTAGGCGAAAAGTCATTTAGTGATGAGGCTATGAGTGAGCTTTTGAGTTATGATTATCCAGGAAATATAAGAGAGCTTATCAGCATAGTCGAAAGAGCTGCTATATTAAGCGAACAAACAAATATATCAAAAGACGATCTATTTATATATGCAAAGAGATAA
- a CDS encoding LPP20 family lipoprotein: MKSLIFALLVVGVFVGCAAFTPEPKTQDVVVQKVDKDDLREIIKNDKMLAGMEINPEAIFSAVGEGIPPIDTVSPAQARALAKRSAVADAYRQLASKLYGVKINAKDTVKDAMLRDSVIETRVTGLIKNAAIINQDFKDGLFRVEMELKIDKDKWQELFAY, translated from the coding sequence ATGAAATCATTAATTTTTGCATTACTAGTAGTCGGTGTTTTCGTAGGTTGCGCCGCATTTACTCCAGAGCCTAAAACACAAGATGTTGTGGTTCAAAAAGTAGATAAAGACGACCTAAGAGAAATAATCAAAAACGATAAAATGTTAGCCGGTATGGAGATAAATCCAGAGGCTATTTTTTCAGCAGTCGGCGAGGGAATTCCTCCTATAGATACAGTTAGTCCTGCTCAAGCTAGAGCTCTTGCTAAACGCTCAGCAGTAGCAGATGCCTATAGACAGCTTGCGAGTAAACTTTATGGAGTTAAGATAAACGCTAAAGATACTGTAAAAGATGCTATGCTAAGAGACTCTGTTATAGAAACAAGGGTGACTGGTCTTATCAAAAATGCTGCTATTATAAATCAAGATTTCAAAGACGGACTTTTCCGTGTTGAGATGGAACTTAAGATAGATAAAGACAAGTGGCAAGAGCTTTTTGCTTACTAG